The stretch of DNA CGAATGGTTTTCAGGAAGAAGCTGAAACGGTCCATCCGTCATGCTGACGCTGTTTCCGTTCCGTCGAACACAACTCTCAAGATACTTGATGAAATCTTTCCGGATTCAGCAGACAAGCCCTTTGTCACTGGTGAAGGGCAGGATCTTTTCCCGACCGATACGATGAACATGAATGAGAGAGAAGATTTTCTTCTTTATGTCGGCAATGCGCGGGCATACAAAAATCTGACTCGTCTGGTGGTCGCATACTCAAGACTCAAAGCCATTAATCCCGCTTTCCCGAAAATAATTATGGTTGTCCGAAAGGATAGAGCTTTCAGGAATTTCATGAGGGATGTGGAAGATTGCTCCGCTGCGGACAGTATTACAGTATTATCACATATTTCAGACACCGAGCTGAAAGAGTTTTACTTGAAATGTCTCGGGCTTGTCATGCCTTCACTTCAGGAAGGTTTCGGACTTCCTGCTCTCGAAGCTATGGCGAGCGGGGCTCCGGTCGTGGTTTCATCCGGAACATCGCTCGAGGAGCTGGTGGGTTCTGCGGGGATCCTGGTTGACCCGGAGTCCGTTACTGATATCATGCGTGGAATGGCTCTTCTCGCATCACAGCCGGAATTAAGAAAGGACCTTTCGGAAAAGGCTGTCGTCAGGGCGGGTAAGTTCTCCTGGAGCAGGACAGCCCGGAATCTGACAGTTAAACTGGAAGAGATAGTCTCGAACGATATGAAGAAACCCTTAACTCAGGATAATTAACATAGACCATCTGAAACGGGAGTGAATTCTTGGAAAAAAGTTACAGTTCAACAGCAGTTCTGATTGACAGAATTGTTCCTGGAGCAGGTATATTGAAGGATATGCTGCTCATTGCGTTCGGTACGTTTGTAATCGCCCTCTGCGCCCGATTGGAAATCCCGGCGTATCCGGTTCCCATCACAGGTCAGACATTCGGTATCCTTCTGATTGCGGCACTGCTCGGGAGCAGACGCGGTGTTCTTTGCGTGATGGGTTACCTTTCCCTCGGAGCCATTGGTCTGCCCGTCTTCGCGGGTTGTGCCACCGGTCTGACAGCTTTCGCCGGTCCTACAGCAGGATACATCGTCGGATTCGCCTTTGCCGCATTTACGGTAGGATCCCTTTGCGAGAAAGGCTGGGACAGATCGGTATCAACGACTATTCTCGCCATGCTTGCGGGATCTGTAGCCATTTACGTTCCTGGTGTTGTCTGGTTATCCCGCTTTGTTGGATGGGACAGGGTGATCGATGCCGGTGTCATTCCTTTCATTATCGGTGATACTGCCAAGATTGCCGCTGCCGCGATCCTTTTCCCTAGTGCATGGCGTTTCGTGAACGGCAGACGCAGAGAGGATTACTGATTCGAAAGAAAGCTGGTAAGACTTGAGAACAGTCGTTGTAAATCCACCTTTTTTGAATGGAAGGTTTTCACGAACATCCCGCTCTCCCGCAATTAACAAGAGCGGAACTCTCTATTGGCCCTTCTGGCTGGCTCATGGAGTTGGAGCGCTGGAGTGCGCCGGACATGAAGTGCTTTTCCTGGATTGCCCTGCGGAGGGTATTTCCAGGGATAGCCTTCTGCTGAGAGCTACAGAATATGATCCGGGACTGGTAGTAATTGACACTTCAACTCCTTCCATCTACAGCGACCTTCGAATTGCCTCAATGCTGAAGAAAGCTCTTCCCTCTGCCGCGGTGCTGCTGGTGGGTACTCATGTAAGCGCTCTTCCCGAACAAAGCCTCAGGCTGGCGCCTTCTCTCGACGGAGTGGCTACGGGAGAGTACGACGCGACTCTGGTTGCTGCGGCTGATCAGCTGCAGCGAAACAGAGATCTTTCTGATGTTTCAGGACTTGTTCTTTCAATCGATGGACAAATAAGAAATACCGGCCCCCGAGAAATGATAGCAGATCTGGATTCACTTCCCTTTCTCGCGGATGTCTATAAAAAGCATCTGAAGCCGGAGAATTACTTTTTCGCCGCTGCAAGGTATCCCAGTGTAATGACTATTACAAGCAGGGGCTGCCCATACAGATGCACCTTTTGTGTCTGGCCCCAGGTGATGCACCGCGGGAAGTACAGAGTCCGATCACCGCTCCATGTCTCAGAGGAGTTCGGTCTGTTCGGTGAGTATTTCCCTCAGATTCAGGAAATCGTTATAGAAGATGATACTTTTTCCATAAACAGTTCAAGGGTTGAGGAAGTTTCAGAAGCTCTCATCAGGAACAAAAACAGGATTCCCTGGACCGCCAATGTACGCGCAGATCTTTCTTTCGACGCTATGAGAAAGATGAAAGCCGCAGGATGCCGGCTTATTATCGTCGGTTATGAATCCGGTTCCCAGGAAATACTCAACAGTGTGTCGAAGGGAATTACAGTTGAACAGAATATGGAGTTCGCCATCAGGGCTCACAGGGCCAGGCTCCTTGTCCATGGATGCTTTATGGCAGGCAATCCCGGCGAGAATTCCGTTACTCTGGAGGATACTTTCAGGATGGCTGTCAAACTCGCGCCTGATACAGCTCAATTTTTTCCTGTGATGGCGTATCCAGGTACAGAGCTCTATCGCACGTATAAAGAACATGGATATCTGAGAACCGGAAGTTTTGACAGATGGGTCACTTCCGAAGGGCTGCACGACTGTGTAGTAGATCTCCCGAATCTGCCTTCCTGCAAACTGGTCGAGTGGTGTGATAATGCCAGGAGGCGTTTCTATCTTCGACCGACATATTTAGCATACAAGGCCTGGCAGAGTATCAGGCACCCTTTTACGGAAGGAAGACGTACTTTCAGATCATTTGTCACTTTCCGGAAACACCTCTTCAGAAGGAAAAATTCAAGTAAGCAAATGGAGAAAAGGGTATGAACCCTGCCTATTTCTGGATCGTTCTCGGTCTATCTTCAGTTTCTTGGTTCATCTATCCTCTTTTTCTGTGCTTTTCAGCTTTATTCAGAAGGAAGACCCCCTGGATTGAACCTGTGGAGTGGCCTTCAGTAAGTGTTCTGGTCGCAGCGAGAAACGAAGAAAGAGTCATTGCCCGCAGAATAGAAAACCTTCTTGCACAGGATTATCCCGGCAGGTTGGAAATACTGATCGGCTCTGACTCTTCCAATGACAGAACTGACGAAATCGTTCGGACATTCGCGAGCAACAAAGTCATCCTTTTCCGCAGTCCGGAGAGAATAGGTAAATCTCTGATAATACAGGAGCTGCTCAAGCTCTCAGGCAATGATATCATTGTCTTCACGGATTCGGATACCGAGTTCGCGTCCGATGCCGTGAGGGAACTTGTCCTGCCTTACGGTAATCAACGAGTAGGATGCGTTGACGGATCGAGAATGAACAGTCTGGACGGAACCACCTGCGAAAGCACTTACTGGAAATACGAGAAAACCATTAAGATGCTCTGTTCAAGACTCGGTGCCGTTCTGGGAGCAACAGGTGCTATTTTTTCACTTAGAAGAAATCTCTTCATGCCCGTATCTCCTAATCGAGCGGATGATTTCGAACTTGCGGTCATGACAAGAGTTCAGGGATATTCATGTGTATTCAATGATCGGGCTATCGCTGTGGAGCCTTCTCCTTCTGATTCCAGCCAGTACCGTAGAATGGTCAGGATAGTCAGCTGGATGGTGATAAGCTGTCTTCTACTGATGGGAAAAGCTCTGAAGAAGGGGAAAGTTCTTCTTTTTCTGCAGCTCCTTGTTCATAAAATGCTGAGATGGTTCTCCGGTATACTCATTCTCTGCTCAACCATTCTGTCGGGCATTCTGGCTGGTCCTCCCGTTTACACGACTGTCTTTCTTCTGATGTGTTCATTTCACCTTCTTGCGGCTGCCGGATTACTCCTGAAAAAGAGGTTACCGCCGAGACTTCTTTTCCCTTACTACTTCTGGCTTATGAACATTGCCTCGATTGATGGTATATTCAGAACCCTGGCAGGTAATCCAGTAGAGATGTGGGAATAGAAAACCATGGAGGAAGACAGCTGAAAAAACAGGTTTTGCTGCTCGGGATGGGATTTGACGCGGTAGCCGTTTTCGTTTCTCTCATCTTCGCGGCCTGGATCAAATTCGATTCGGGTCTTTTCCAGGATGTAATTCTCATGTCCGGTCATGTTATGTTCGCCGGTGGAGTAGCATCCATTCCCTTCTGGTGGCTCATGTTCGCCGCATCCGGATCCTACAGACACCACTGGGACATGAGCTGGGCTGACGAATTGAAGCTGGTCATGAAACCTGTCACGACAGGCTTTATAATTCTATTTTTCGGCGCCTTTCTCATCTCTCCTTCAGCTTCGATTGGAAGATGGATTATTGTTTTTTACTACATTCTTCTGATTCTGCTTGTGTTCACTGCAAGAGGCTGTGTGCGACTGATTGAGAGAAAGCTGGCAAAGAAGGGTTTACTCAGGCGTAATGCTGCAATTGTTGGAACCGGTATGGCCGCCTTTTTTCTGGAGCAGTACCTTGAAGAAAATATCGCTCTGGGATACAATGTTGTCGGTTTTATTGATCCGGAGAAAATCAGTATCGAGCAGACCGTTTCGGACGAGCGGATTATAGGCACTGTAAAACAACTTCCGGAAATCCTGAAAAAGCATCCTGTTCAGGAACTCCTTGTAACCATTGCGTCCAATTTTCACGATGATATTCTGTCTCTTCTTCTGCCGGCAGCCGGAGCTGGTATCAGAGTGAAGGTCGTACCCGATCTTTTTGATATTGTTACAGGGCATGTTCACAGCACTCAGATAATGGGACAGCCATTCATGGAAATCTTTCCTGAAAGATTGAGTTTCTGGCAGAGGCTTGTTAAACTGTTCATGGATTACTTCATCAGTATTATAGTTCTTCTCATCGGTCTCCCTTTCTGGATACTGATAGGAATTGCCATAAAGATTGATTCCAGAGGTCCTGTTTTCTATCGTCAGACAAGAGTGGGCAAAGGCGGCAGGATATTCAAGGTTTTCAAATTCCGCAGCATGGTTCATAACGCTGAAAAGCACAGCGGTCCCGTCTGGGCCGATAAAGAAGATGTAAGGATAACTTCCATAGGCCGTCTTCTACGCAGATCAAGAGTTGATGAATTCCCTCAACTGCTGAATGTAATCATGGGAGATATGTCTATTGTCGGCCCTCGCCCTGAAAGGCCGGCTTTCGTTGAAGAACTCAGAATAATGTATCCGTTTTACCAGAAACGGCTTACGATCAAACCGGGT from Candidatus Aegiribacteria sp. encodes:
- a CDS encoding glycosyltransferase family 4 protein produces the protein EKPDWDYSVLVNRNAVMHLEGINVTCLLSDVRRFSRGENKHLNGFIDSIGADIYLNLSMAGPCPETPTVITVHDLLVLNQPGYFGNNLVRNILSRMVFRKKLKRSIRHADAVSVPSNTTLKILDEIFPDSADKPFVTGEGQDLFPTDTMNMNEREDFLLYVGNARAYKNLTRLVVAYSRLKAINPAFPKIIMVVRKDRAFRNFMRDVEDCSAADSITVLSHISDTELKEFYLKCLGLVMPSLQEGFGLPALEAMASGAPVVVSSGTSLEELVGSAGILVDPESVTDIMRGMALLASQPELRKDLSEKAVVRAGKFSWSRTARNLTVKLEEIVSNDMKKPLTQDN
- a CDS encoding biotin transporter BioY, with product MLLIAFGTFVIALCARLEIPAYPVPITGQTFGILLIAALLGSRRGVLCVMGYLSLGAIGLPVFAGCATGLTAFAGPTAGYIVGFAFAAFTVGSLCEKGWDRSVSTTILAMLAGSVAIYVPGVVWLSRFVGWDRVIDAGVIPFIIGDTAKIAAAAILFPSAWRFVNGRRREDY
- a CDS encoding radical SAM protein, with amino-acid sequence MRTVVVNPPFLNGRFSRTSRSPAINKSGTLYWPFWLAHGVGALECAGHEVLFLDCPAEGISRDSLLLRATEYDPGLVVIDTSTPSIYSDLRIASMLKKALPSAAVLLVGTHVSALPEQSLRLAPSLDGVATGEYDATLVAAADQLQRNRDLSDVSGLVLSIDGQIRNTGPREMIADLDSLPFLADVYKKHLKPENYFFAAARYPSVMTITSRGCPYRCTFCVWPQVMHRGKYRVRSPLHVSEEFGLFGEYFPQIQEIVIEDDTFSINSSRVEEVSEALIRNKNRIPWTANVRADLSFDAMRKMKAAGCRLIIVGYESGSQEILNSVSKGITVEQNMEFAIRAHRARLLVHGCFMAGNPGENSVTLEDTFRMAVKLAPDTAQFFPVMAYPGTELYRTYKEHGYLRTGSFDRWVTSEGLHDCVVDLPNLPSCKLVEWCDNARRRFYLRPTYLAYKAWQSIRHPFTEGRRTFRSFVTFRKHLFRRKNSSKQMEKRV
- a CDS encoding glycosyltransferase yields the protein MNPAYFWIVLGLSSVSWFIYPLFLCFSALFRRKTPWIEPVEWPSVSVLVAARNEERVIARRIENLLAQDYPGRLEILIGSDSSNDRTDEIVRTFASNKVILFRSPERIGKSLIIQELLKLSGNDIIVFTDSDTEFASDAVRELVLPYGNQRVGCVDGSRMNSLDGTTCESTYWKYEKTIKMLCSRLGAVLGATGAIFSLRRNLFMPVSPNRADDFELAVMTRVQGYSCVFNDRAIAVEPSPSDSSQYRRMVRIVSWMVISCLLLMGKALKKGKVLLFLQLLVHKMLRWFSGILILCSTILSGILAGPPVYTTVFLLMCSFHLLAAAGLLLKKRLPPRLLFPYYFWLMNIASIDGIFRTLAGNPVEMWE
- a CDS encoding sugar transferase, with product MGIENHGGRQLKKQVLLLGMGFDAVAVFVSLIFAAWIKFDSGLFQDVILMSGHVMFAGGVASIPFWWLMFAASGSYRHHWDMSWADELKLVMKPVTTGFIILFFGAFLISPSASIGRWIIVFYYILLILLVFTARGCVRLIERKLAKKGLLRRNAAIVGTGMAAFFLEQYLEENIALGYNVVGFIDPEKISIEQTVSDERIIGTVKQLPEILKKHPVQELLVTIASNFHDDILSLLLPAAGAGIRVKVVPDLFDIVTGHVHSTQIMGQPFMEIFPERLSFWQRLVKLFMDYFISIIVLLIGLPFWILIGIAIKIDSRGPVFYRQTRVGKGGRIFKVFKFRSMVHNAEKHSGPVWADKEDVRITSIGRLLRRSRVDEFPQLLNVIMGDMSIVGPRPERPAFVEELRIMYPFYQKRLTIKPGLTGWAQVKLEYDTDLESVASKLKYDFFYIENQSIFLDLEILARTLKVVLTGAGAH